The Calderihabitans maritimus genome has a window encoding:
- a CDS encoding DHH family phosphoesterase, with product MDLILSHTNLDFDGLAAMVAASKIYPQAQPVVVGKPGHSVQQFLALYKDYFSIKTPGEIPDTGADRVILVDTGDPRRTGEMASRVSGAREIHIYDHHPVDYPPPRATKVVTASVGATSTLMVEILRQKDVEIHSFEATVLALGIYADTGSLTYSATTSRDALAVAYLLEQGANLSVVANFLDRRLTEEQQKLLNRLIASVKQFSFRGIQVLVATAEADNYVEGLSLLTEKLLEVLNADTVFTLVSMAGRTYLVGRTR from the coding sequence ATGGATCTTATCCTCTCTCATACGAATCTTGACTTTGACGGGCTGGCTGCCATGGTGGCGGCTTCAAAAATATACCCGCAGGCCCAGCCGGTAGTTGTGGGCAAGCCGGGCCACAGTGTACAGCAATTTCTGGCCCTGTACAAAGATTATTTTTCCATTAAGACACCCGGTGAGATTCCTGATACCGGGGCAGACCGGGTCATTCTGGTCGACACAGGGGACCCCCGGCGTACCGGTGAAATGGCCTCCCGGGTATCAGGGGCCCGGGAAATACATATTTACGATCACCACCCTGTAGACTACCCACCGCCAAGAGCTACCAAAGTGGTAACCGCCTCGGTAGGCGCTACCAGCACTTTAATGGTGGAGATTTTACGGCAAAAAGATGTGGAAATTCATTCTTTTGAAGCGACGGTTTTGGCTTTAGGGATTTATGCCGATACGGGGAGTCTGACCTATTCGGCAACCACATCGCGGGATGCGTTGGCTGTAGCCTACTTGTTGGAACAAGGAGCTAATTTGTCGGTAGTAGCTAATTTTTTAGACCGAAGGCTAACGGAAGAGCAACAAAAGTTATTGAACCGGTTGATAGCTTCAGTCAAACAGTTTTCATTCCGGGGAATTCAGGTGCTGGTAGCGACGGCGGAGGCAGATAATTATGTGGAAGGCTTGTCCCTGCTTACGGAAAAACTTTTGGAAGTCCTGAATGCAGATACAGTTTTTACCCTGGTAAGCATGGCGGGCCGCACTTACCTGGTAGGTAGAACCCG
- a CDS encoding Ldh family oxidoreductase, whose product MNLSPQKLIDYCSLIFQKIGVPQEHSFIMAEALVEADLLGIKTHGVSRLNFYVEHIHNGTINSTPNFKVIRENLAVCVIDADKAMGPVVGDYAIKKVLEKAKKTGVGIALVRNSSHLGALSVTAKKAIKEKMIGVVISNTSPIMAPYGGGEAVLGNNPISFAVPTDDFPYILDMALSVTARGNIILAAREGKSIPEGWAVNKNGEPTTNAEEALLGAVLPLAEHKGYALAFMFDVLCGVLSGAAYGKNVGSFVPPDYSKPLDMGHFVMALDIEKFQPYEEYLRRLKDFASQIKTSKKAKGFDEIFIPGERSYQRYCENLKKGIFLPPQTLKMLRELSERYQIPFFEQ is encoded by the coding sequence ATGAATCTGTCTCCTCAAAAATTAATAGATTATTGTTCTTTAATATTTCAAAAAATAGGGGTTCCCCAAGAACATTCTTTTATTATGGCAGAAGCGTTAGTGGAAGCGGATCTTCTTGGTATAAAAACCCATGGAGTTTCAAGATTAAACTTTTATGTAGAACATATTCATAATGGAACGATCAACTCAACACCTAATTTCAAAGTTATTAGAGAAAACTTGGCAGTTTGCGTAATAGATGCAGATAAAGCGATGGGGCCAGTGGTTGGAGATTATGCCATAAAAAAGGTTCTTGAAAAGGCTAAAAAAACAGGTGTAGGTATTGCCTTAGTGAGAAACAGTTCCCATTTGGGTGCTTTAAGCGTGACGGCAAAGAAAGCAATCAAAGAGAAAATGATCGGTGTAGTTATTTCAAACACCAGCCCTATTATGGCTCCGTATGGGGGAGGGGAAGCTGTACTAGGAAATAATCCCATTTCCTTTGCTGTACCCACAGATGATTTTCCGTATATATTGGACATGGCATTAAGTGTAACAGCAAGAGGTAATATTATACTTGCAGCACGGGAAGGAAAAAGCATTCCTGAAGGATGGGCAGTAAATAAAAACGGGGAGCCAACCACGAATGCTGAAGAAGCTCTTTTAGGAGCAGTTTTGCCTTTGGCAGAGCATAAAGGGTATGCACTTGCTTTTATGTTTGATGTTTTATGTGGAGTATTAAGTGGTGCGGCTTATGGAAAAAATGTTGGCTCTTTTGTACCACCCGATTACAGTAAGCCTCTTGATATGGGTCATTTTGTGATGGCCCTTGATATTGAAAAATTTCAACCTTATGAGGAATATCTGAGGCGTTTAAAAGATTTTGCCAGTCAAATAAAAACTTCAAAGAAAGCAAAAGGGTTTGATGAAATTTTTATACCTGGAGAGAGAAGTTATCAACGGTATTGTGAAAATTTAAAAAAGGGAATTTTTTTACCTCCCCAAACTTTGAAAATGCTTAGAGAATTAAGTGAGAGATATCAAATTCCATTTTTCGAACAATAA
- the scpB gene encoding SMC-Scp complex subunit ScpB produces the protein MDSGEAKAVIECLLFVAREPLTLKTIGEIVGMKEKEVRQLLEELMQSYNNGSHGIRLLEVANGYQFCTRPEFASYIEKLYQPQIQMLSKAALETLAIIAYKQPITRAEIETIRGVKSDRVISTLLERRLIQEVGRREGPGRPILYGTTDEFLRSFGLKSLEELPNLEELAACGREEE, from the coding sequence ATGGACTCGGGGGAAGCAAAAGCGGTTATCGAATGTCTGCTATTCGTAGCCAGGGAACCTCTAACTCTAAAAACTATCGGTGAGATTGTGGGAATGAAGGAAAAAGAGGTTCGTCAACTGCTGGAGGAACTAATGCAGAGCTATAATAACGGCAGTCACGGGATACGGTTGCTGGAGGTAGCTAACGGCTACCAGTTCTGTACTCGTCCTGAGTTTGCCTCCTATATTGAGAAGCTTTACCAACCGCAGATTCAAATGTTATCGAAGGCGGCCCTGGAGACGCTGGCTATAATCGCCTATAAACAGCCGATTACGCGGGCAGAGATAGAAACAATTCGGGGAGTGAAATCCGACCGTGTTATAAGCACGCTGCTCGAAAGAAGGCTAATCCAGGAAGTAGGACGCCGGGAAGGGCCGGGAAGACCCATCCTTTACGGTACCACTGATGAGTTTCTCCGTTCTTTCGGACTAAAAAGCCTGGAAGAACTGCCCAACCTGGAGGAACTGGCCGCTTGCGGCCGGGAGGAAGAATAA
- a CDS encoding site-2 protease family protein, producing the protein MHIGSLWELLVAVPAILLAVTFHEYAHGKVAYLLGDPTPKYQGRLTLNPLAHLDPLGTLLFVLAGFGWAKPVQVNPFYFHGDRRRGMMLVSLAGPLMNLVLAYLAAVASRVLVFAPFYIKQFLFAVVMYNIILAVFNLIPVPPLDGSKILAGLLPPQHTGIIYQLETYGPLILLLLIFTGFIGLIMNPLIRVVYSLITLLSGMGYY; encoded by the coding sequence ATGCACATTGGAAGTTTATGGGAACTTTTGGTAGCGGTGCCGGCAATCTTGCTGGCGGTAACCTTTCATGAATACGCCCACGGGAAGGTAGCATACCTTTTGGGAGACCCAACCCCCAAATACCAGGGGAGACTAACTTTAAATCCCCTGGCTCACCTGGATCCCCTGGGGACGCTACTATTCGTTTTGGCCGGTTTCGGATGGGCCAAGCCGGTACAGGTTAATCCCTTCTATTTTCACGGTGACCGCCGGAGGGGTATGATGCTGGTTAGCCTGGCAGGGCCGTTGATGAACTTGGTATTGGCTTATCTGGCTGCTGTGGCGTCGCGGGTTCTTGTTTTCGCTCCTTTTTATATAAAACAGTTTTTATTTGCCGTGGTAATGTATAATATAATCCTGGCGGTATTCAATCTCATTCCTGTCCCGCCTTTGGACGGTTCTAAAATTTTGGCCGGTCTATTACCGCCGCAGCATACAGGAATCATCTATCAACTGGAAACATATGGACCCCTAATTTTATTATTGCTTATTTTTACCGGCTTTATTGGGCTCATTATGAATCCACTGATACGGGTAGTATATTCCCTTATAACCCTACTCAGTGGAATGGGATATTATTGA
- a CDS encoding CBS domain-containing protein produces the protein GGGHRKAGAASLKGQPLEAVMARLPSVLSSKIRPLFTARQIMSQPVKTVTPETLIQDAGKVMLRYGHSGLPVVENGVVVGIISRRDVDLAERHGLGHAPVKGYMKRKVVTISPDTTLPEIQQLMVRHDVGRLPVVENGQLIGIVSRTDLLRWLHGTDDFKRFETLFPIQCSLPGPPDVKSLLLNLPGNIYRLLRQIGGQGDELEYSVFVVGGFVRDLLLGVPNCDLDIVVEGDGIKFAERLAGKLGGYTRPHEQFKTALVILPDGLKIDVATARIEYYEYPAALPTVEVSSLKQDLYRRDFTINAMAVQLNLHSFGKLIDYFCCYSDLKEGLVRVLHNFSFVEDPTRIIRALRFEQRYGFSIEEQTLALLQKAVRERRLAQLSDARLWDELFLVLKEDEPARVLCRMGELGIWDQIVPQIQWDENTEKVVLNVESLLKELEQKGLPHVERWLVYFMALVHKLEEVQVEELGKRFSLRKKEINVLRKVLEAPEVLKSLPASEPTLGRLHKLLHEFPAEAILFAAASFTGKLRELLLDYLARRDRVELVVDGLDLRQLGLPPGPLYGEIFLELEAALLEGKAGRKKEEQINFVQEWLRRKGRV, from the coding sequence GGGGAGGAGGACACCGTAAAGCGGGAGCCGCTTCCCTGAAGGGACAGCCCCTGGAAGCAGTGATGGCCAGGTTGCCTTCGGTTTTAAGCAGTAAGATCAGGCCTTTGTTCACTGCCCGCCAGATTATGTCCCAGCCGGTCAAAACGGTTACTCCCGAAACCCTCATTCAGGATGCGGGTAAAGTAATGCTGCGCTACGGGCACAGCGGGCTACCGGTAGTGGAAAACGGTGTGGTAGTAGGGATTATCTCGCGGCGAGATGTAGACCTGGCCGAACGTCATGGTTTGGGACATGCTCCGGTGAAGGGCTATATGAAGCGAAAGGTGGTTACTATTTCTCCCGACACTACTTTACCGGAAATACAGCAGTTAATGGTTCGGCATGACGTAGGACGTTTGCCGGTAGTGGAGAACGGTCAACTGATCGGGATAGTATCTCGTACCGACCTCTTGCGCTGGCTGCATGGCACAGATGATTTCAAGCGTTTTGAGACTCTATTTCCCATACAATGCTCCCTGCCGGGTCCTCCCGATGTCAAGTCCCTGCTTCTAAACCTGCCGGGCAATATTTACCGGCTGCTCAGGCAAATTGGAGGCCAGGGAGATGAGCTGGAATATTCTGTCTTTGTGGTAGGAGGGTTTGTACGGGATTTACTCCTGGGTGTTCCTAATTGTGACTTAGATATCGTAGTGGAAGGAGATGGAATTAAATTTGCCGAAAGACTGGCCGGCAAACTAGGTGGTTATACCAGGCCCCATGAACAGTTCAAGACTGCCCTGGTAATACTTCCTGACGGTTTGAAGATTGATGTGGCCACCGCCCGTATCGAGTATTACGAGTATCCGGCGGCTCTTCCCACGGTAGAGGTCTCCAGTCTGAAGCAGGACCTTTACCGGCGGGACTTTACCATAAATGCCATGGCGGTACAGTTAAACCTGCATTCTTTCGGCAAGCTGATAGACTACTTTTGCTGTTACAGCGACCTCAAGGAAGGCCTGGTCCGGGTACTGCATAATTTCAGTTTCGTGGAAGATCCTACCCGGATAATCAGGGCGCTGCGTTTCGAGCAAAGGTACGGTTTTTCCATTGAAGAGCAAACCCTGGCCCTGCTGCAAAAAGCCGTTCGGGAAAGGCGTCTAGCCCAGTTGTCTGATGCCCGTTTATGGGACGAGCTGTTCCTGGTGCTCAAAGAAGATGAACCGGCCAGGGTACTGTGCCGGATGGGTGAACTGGGGATTTGGGACCAAATTGTACCGCAAATTCAGTGGGATGAAAATACGGAAAAGGTTGTTTTAAATGTTGAGTCTTTATTGAAAGAGCTGGAGCAAAAAGGGCTACCCCATGTCGAGCGTTGGCTGGTTTATTTTATGGCCCTGGTTCACAAACTAGAAGAAGTTCAGGTGGAGGAACTGGGAAAACGTTTTTCTTTGCGCAAAAAGGAGATTAACGTGCTCCGGAAGGTCCTTGAGGCACCGGAGGTTTTAAAAAGCCTGCCTGCCTCTGAACCTACCTTGGGCCGGCTGCATAAGTTGTTACATGAATTCCCCGCTGAGGCAATCCTTTTTGCTGCTGCCAGTTTCACCGGTAAACTCCGGGAACTCTTATTGGACTATCTCGCGCGGCGGGACAGGGTAGAGCTGGTTGTAGACGGTTTAGACCTTCGGCAGCTGGGGTTGCCTCCCGGTCCGCTCTACGGGGAGATATTTTTGGAACTGGAAGCGGCCTTGCTGGAGGGAAAAGCAGGCAGAAAAAAGGAGGAGCAAATAAATTTTGTCCAAGAATGGCTCCGCAGGAAAGGGAGAGTTTAA
- a CDS encoding FadR/GntR family transcriptional regulator, translated as MFQPVGGPKGTRLYEKVVMQIKSAISVGDLKPGDKLPSERELAEIFGVSRTSIREALKSLVAMGLIKIRHGDGIYVCESRGEEQLKNIGAYLMSHQGTLKDLFEIRRVLETEAAAWAAERGAPEKVQELVNLINTVKEGIAKRSGGYLLFLGEHDTKFHLCLAEASENQVLLRVMNNLLDLLAESRARAWSIPGRPLRSVEEHAKIVEAIVSGDVEGAREAMRQHLENVEKEIL; from the coding sequence ATGTTTCAACCGGTAGGTGGACCTAAAGGAACGCGTTTATATGAAAAAGTAGTAATGCAGATCAAATCGGCGATATCAGTAGGGGATTTAAAACCAGGCGATAAACTTCCGTCGGAGAGAGAGCTGGCAGAGATATTTGGGGTAAGTCGGACCTCCATTAGGGAAGCATTAAAGAGTTTGGTAGCGATGGGTTTGATTAAGATACGCCATGGGGACGGTATATACGTCTGCGAGTCTCGGGGAGAGGAACAGCTGAAAAACATAGGTGCTTATTTGATGAGTCACCAGGGGACGCTGAAGGACCTTTTTGAGATACGGAGGGTTTTAGAGACGGAGGCAGCGGCATGGGCTGCGGAGAGAGGGGCACCAGAGAAAGTACAGGAGTTGGTGAATTTAATTAATACTGTTAAGGAAGGCATAGCCAAACGTTCGGGGGGGTATTTGCTTTTTTTAGGGGAACACGACACAAAATTTCATCTTTGTTTGGCGGAGGCTTCTGAGAATCAGGTTTTGTTGCGGGTAATGAACAATCTTTTAGATTTACTGGCGGAGAGTAGGGCGAGGGCTTGGTCGATACCTGGCAGGCCTTTAAGGTCGGTAGAAGAGCATGCCAAAATTGTGGAGGCCATAGTTTCCGGTGATGTTGAGGGGGCCAGGGAAGCCATGCGACAGCATTTGGAGAATGTGGAGAAGGAAATTCTTTAA
- the trpS gene encoding tryptophan--tRNA ligase, with protein MKGRILSGMRPTGKLHIGHLSVLENWVRFQDEYECFYTIVDWHALTTAYDDTSAIKENVREMLLDWLSVGLDPEKSTIFLQSDVKEHAELYLLFAMITPLSWLERCPTYKDQVQQLGKQGKDISTYGFLGYPLLQAADILVYKADTVPVGEDQLPHLELCREIARRFNFIYKTELFPEPQAKLSRVPLLPGIDARKMSKSYGNEIPISATREEIFEKVRMMVTDPGRIRRHDPGNPEVCVVHTYNQIYNPEEVEERVTQCRQAEIGCVACKKRLAEKLDEALAPYREKRAELAQNPALLEEILEEGARRARAVASETMKEVREAMKI; from the coding sequence ATGAAGGGCAGAATTTTAAGCGGAATGCGTCCTACCGGTAAACTGCACATCGGACACTTGAGCGTTCTGGAAAACTGGGTGCGCTTCCAGGATGAATATGAATGTTTTTATACCATCGTAGACTGGCATGCTCTTACAACCGCCTACGATGATACTTCGGCCATTAAGGAAAATGTTAGGGAAATGCTTCTGGACTGGCTCAGTGTCGGGTTGGACCCGGAAAAGAGCACTATTTTTCTACAGTCGGACGTGAAAGAGCACGCAGAACTGTATCTGCTTTTTGCCATGATTACTCCTTTATCCTGGCTGGAAAGGTGTCCTACTTACAAAGATCAGGTGCAGCAGTTGGGGAAACAGGGTAAAGATATTTCCACCTACGGCTTCTTGGGATACCCGTTGCTCCAGGCGGCTGATATTCTGGTGTATAAGGCGGATACGGTTCCGGTAGGGGAAGATCAACTGCCCCATCTGGAATTGTGCCGGGAAATAGCTCGCCGGTTCAATTTCATCTATAAAACGGAACTGTTCCCGGAGCCGCAGGCCAAACTGTCCCGGGTTCCGCTCTTGCCGGGTATCGATGCCCGCAAGATGAGCAAGAGTTACGGTAACGAAATTCCCATTAGTGCCACCAGGGAAGAAATCTTTGAAAAAGTCCGCATGATGGTGACGGACCCCGGGCGCATCCGGCGTCACGATCCCGGTAACCCAGAGGTTTGTGTCGTACACACCTATAACCAAATTTACAACCCGGAAGAAGTGGAGGAGCGGGTCACCCAGTGCCGACAGGCGGAAATAGGCTGTGTGGCCTGCAAGAAGCGGTTGGCGGAAAAGCTGGATGAAGCCCTGGCTCCCTACCGGGAGAAACGGGCGGAATTGGCCCAAAATCCCGCTCTGTTGGAGGAGATCCTGGAAGAAGGTGCCCGGAGAGCGCGGGCGGTTGCCAGCGAGACGATGAAAGAAGTACGGGAGGCCATGAAAATTTAG
- a CDS encoding segregation and condensation protein A, with the protein MTYRVKLEIFEGPLDLLIHLIEKNEMDIYDIPVARITEQYLEYLETLQELDLEMAGEFLVMAATLLAIKAKMLLPKPPQPEEPEEEGPDPREELVERLLEYKKFKEAAGFLEKRGEIYSKMFTRPVDEEAIVAAFAGSNPLEGVTPKDLLEAFRRVLNRVSEKEEKVNRIPRPQVTIRDKMTEILEQVGKQTQGVSFTELFKGKVTRLEIIVTFLALLELIRLKRVTARQSSVFGEIIIYQYPRHE; encoded by the coding sequence GTGACATACCGGGTTAAACTGGAGATTTTTGAGGGGCCTCTTGACCTGCTCATTCACCTGATTGAAAAAAACGAAATGGATATCTACGATATTCCTGTGGCTCGCATTACGGAGCAATACCTAGAATATCTTGAGACTTTACAGGAACTTGACCTGGAGATGGCCGGTGAGTTTTTGGTTATGGCGGCTACATTACTGGCCATTAAAGCCAAAATGCTTCTTCCAAAGCCTCCTCAGCCGGAAGAACCGGAAGAGGAAGGGCCGGATCCGAGGGAAGAACTGGTTGAACGCTTATTAGAGTATAAAAAATTCAAGGAAGCAGCCGGTTTTCTGGAGAAAAGAGGAGAAATTTACAGTAAGATGTTCACCCGGCCGGTGGATGAAGAAGCTATTGTGGCTGCGTTTGCCGGTTCTAATCCACTGGAAGGGGTAACCCCGAAAGACCTGCTGGAGGCCTTCCGCCGGGTTCTAAACCGGGTTAGTGAGAAGGAAGAAAAAGTCAACCGAATACCTCGACCTCAAGTAACTATCCGTGATAAGATGACGGAAATTTTGGAGCAGGTGGGGAAACAGACGCAAGGAGTCAGCTTTACAGAACTTTTTAAGGGAAAAGTTACCCGCCTGGAGATAATCGTTACTTTTTTGGCTTTGCTAGAACTTATTCGTCTAAAACGGGTTACGGCCCGGCAGTCCTCTGTTTTTGGAGAAATTATTATTTACCAGTATCCCCGGCATGAATAG
- a CDS encoding uracil-DNA glycosylase — MKGGTVTDLQYKIEKVSSLAELEALCIQCQACPLAENRKQVVFGEGNPAARVIFVGEAPGAREDETGRPFVGAAGQVLNYLLEEAGIDRSQVYITSVNKCRPPRNRLPRQGEAAACYPYLKKQLELIKPQIIVCLGALATRWLIDRKAKISEVRGSWFYKNGQAFLPTFHPAAVLRDRRKAKLVVQDFQEVVRRWKS; from the coding sequence ATGAAAGGTGGAACGGTTACAGACTTGCAATATAAAATCGAGAAAGTTTCTTCTCTGGCGGAACTGGAAGCTTTATGCATCCAATGCCAAGCATGCCCTTTGGCCGAAAATAGGAAACAAGTGGTCTTCGGGGAGGGAAACCCGGCGGCCCGAGTTATCTTTGTAGGCGAGGCTCCGGGAGCGAGAGAAGATGAAACGGGGCGTCCCTTCGTAGGGGCCGCGGGTCAGGTCCTCAATTATTTATTAGAAGAAGCAGGAATAGACAGGTCCCAAGTTTATATCACCAGTGTTAACAAATGCCGGCCGCCCCGGAACCGGTTGCCCCGGCAGGGGGAAGCGGCCGCCTGCTACCCTTACTTGAAGAAGCAACTGGAGCTAATAAAACCACAAATTATAGTTTGTTTGGGAGCTTTGGCTACCCGGTGGCTTATCGACAGGAAGGCTAAGATAAGCGAAGTTAGAGGATCGTGGTTTTATAAAAATGGCCAAGCATTTCTACCGACTTTTCACCCAGCGGCTGTTCTCCGGGACCGGAGGAAGGCAAAGTTGGTGGTCCAGGACTTCCAAGAGGTTGTCCGGCGTTGGAAAAGTTGA